A single window of Amphiura filiformis chromosome 17, Afil_fr2py, whole genome shotgun sequence DNA harbors:
- the LOC140137299 gene encoding uncharacterized protein → MHHSNQDDTDVDDVKLKWVNEANKKRIVFRMVGLTIIPILVLIAMNIIFVRDAITDRKAINHLKARVKSSMEDFGGLIHRLQIERGTTALYLSSHSDDILKKLRQHYISTDKAISNVSLWNAGNSNLQPSMAYFENKETFQNHLQQYRDHMNPNSTNLHDNMAFYTEAINEIIRWFDFSDIDVKTSHTIWSKLVDYELLVMAKEHNGVQRALGSSFYAMGGFRNHSMYLWFMNENLFGAASLENSMFFSKFVNDKYNKVLESKGDLISSIMSMENEIKLNDYENMEESWERGDFWFDRMTKYINVLFDLQLVLADNILSGLDEAIYVRQRESSISITIMVAVLFVSPIVIHAIFIQTRKIQRVSANLEMKTRELEEERERSDRLLHQMLPPTIALELKSSGTVKAEFYQEVTIFFSDVVNFTLMCAESTPMQVGKEK, encoded by the coding sequence ATGCACCACAGCAACCAAGACGATACAGATGTAGATGACGTGAAGTTAAAATGGGTCAATGAAGCTAACAAGAAGCGTATTGTCTTTCGTATGGTTGGACTGACAATTATTCCAATCTTGGTGTTAATTGCAATGAATATCATATTTGTTCGTGATGCAATTACGGATAGAAAGGCAATAAATCATTTAAAAGCCCGAGTCAAATCAAGTATGGAGGATTTCGGTGGCTTGATTCATCGCCTTCAAATTGAGCGTGGAACCACTGCGTTGTATCTGTCATCGCATAGTGATGATATCCTTAAGAAACTCCGACAGCATTACATATCTACAGACAAAGCGATATCTAATGTTAGTTTATGGAACGCAGGAAATAGTAATTTGCAACCATCTATGgcttattttgaaaacaaagaaacGTTTCAGAACCATTTACAACAGTATCGAGATCACATGAATCCAAATTCGACAAACTTACACGACAATATGGCATTTTACACAGaagcaataaatgaaataattcgATGGTTTGATTTTTCCGATATTGATGTCAAAACGAGCCACACTATTTGGAGCAAACTTGTTGACTATGAATTACTGGTGATGGCCAAGGAACATAATGGTGTACAACGGGCACTTGGAAGCAGCTTTTACGCAATGGGAGGATTCCGTAACCACTCTATGTACCTATGGTTCATGAATGAAAACTTATTTGGAGCTGCTTCTCTcgaaaatagcatgtttttttccaaatttgtcaaCGATAAGTACAACAAAGTTCTGGAATCTAAAGGTGACTTGATCTCCAGCATCATGTCAATGGAGAATGAAATCAAACTAAATGATTATGAGAATATGGAAGAATCGTGGGAAAGAGGGGATTTTTGGTTCGACCGGATGACAAAATATATTAATGTCCTTTTTGACCTCCAATTGGTACTCGCTGATAATATCTTATCTGGTCTTGACGAAGCTATTTACGTTCGACAGAGAGAGTCAAGCATTTCTATTACAATCATGGTAGCAGTGCTATTTGTATCCCCCATAGTTATTCACGCCATTTTTATCCAGACACGAAAGATTCAACGTGTTAGTGCCAATTTGGAAATGAAAACGCGGGAACTAGAGGAGGAAAGGGAGCGTTCCGATCGTCTGCTTCATCAGATGCTTCCCCCAACCATTGCATTGGAACTGAAGTCAAGTGGCACCGTTAAAGCGGAATTCTACCAGGAAGTCACCATATTCTTTTCAGATGTTGTGAACTTTACACTGATGTGTGCAGAAAGTACGCCCATGCAGGTAGGGAAAGAGAAATGA